Within the Micromonospora citrea genome, the region TCGCCGATCTTCTTCGCCGCCGCCGCGCGCGCCTTGGCGTTGTCGGCGTAGGCGGTGGTCTTGACCTGCCCCTGGTCGCCGATCCTGCCATAGCGGACGGTCAGCGCGGCGTCGTCGACCACGACCTCGTAGAACTTGTGCGCGCCGTCCACTTCGGACAGTTCGAGGTAGGTCGTCTCCTGCGACATGGGCCCTCCGAGGGGTCAGCGACCGGCCCGACGTGGCCGGCGCGGCGACAGCGGGCACACGCTAACCGCCACCCCCGACAAGCCCACGAAAAGGGATCCCCGCGCTGCGGCCCCGCCGCTGACCCTGCCGGGCGGGGACCTCGGCCGACCTGTGCTCGGAGATCCCTGCCCGGCTCACGCGGTGACCGATGCGGCGCAGGGCACCGCGCAGCTCCGACGGCCGCACGTCGCGCAGATCGGCGTCGAAGGTGATGAGGAGCCCCGCGACGCCGACCCAGGACCAGCCGCCGACGGTGAGCCGGCTGTGGCGTGGGTCGACGGGTTCGACGACCGATCCGCCGGGCGCCCAGCGTGCGACGAGGTGCGCGGGGAGGTCGAGGACGGCCGAGCCGACGCACTGCCACTGCCCGGGGGTGTCGCCGCGGTCCGGGTTCCGCACGACGAGGCGGGTCAGGTCGTCGTCGGTGAGCGGGTGGGGCCGGAACGCCGCTCCCGCGGGCGTGCGGGGGGCGATCCGGTCGACGCGGTAGGTGTGCCACGTCCCGCGTCGGTGGTCCCGGGCGACGAGGTACCAGCGTCCCGCCCAGACGACGAGGTGATGGGGTTCGGCCTCGACAGGCGGCCGGAAGCCGGGCTCCGCGGGTGCGGGATCGGCACCGTCCGGCTCGCGGTAGTCGAAGCGCAGCACGCGGGTGGTGCGGATGGCGGCGCCCACGGCCTGCAACGTGTCGACGTCGACGGGTGGTGCGGCGAACTCCCAGTAGTTTCGCAGCGTCGTGACGGTGAAGGTCTCGGTCGTCGCGCGCAGCCGGGCCGGCATGACCTGACGCAGGGTGGTCAGGGCGCGGGTGACGGCGTCGTCGATGCCGGTGACGGTGGCAGGCGCGGTCTGCAGGGCGAGGGCGATCGCGATGGCCTGGTCGTCGTCGAGGACCAGGGGTGGCAGCTTGCCGCCGGGGCCGAGCCGGTAGCCACCGCCGGGGCCCTTGACGGCGTCGACCGGATATCCGAGCTCGCGCAGCGTCTCGACGTCCCGCCGCAGGGTACGGGCCGACACGCCGAGTCGGTCGGCGAGTTCGGCGCCGGGCCATTCGATGCGGGCCTCGAGCAGGGACAGCAGGCGCAGGATCCGGGCAGAGGTGTTGGCCACGAGATCCACCCTCCCAGAGGTAGCGGTCACTCGACGGCCGCCACCGATGCCACGGTGAGGCCATGAGCACTGAAACCGCGCCCCAGGCGCTGCCCGACCAGTCGTCGATCGCGGGCCGACGCGCGTCGCTGGCACTGCTGGTCATCCTGTTCGCCTCGTTCATGGACCTGCTCGACGTCACGATCGTCACGGTCGCCGCTCCGGACATCGCGCGGGACCTCGACGCCGGCGAGGCGCAACTGCAGTGGATGGTCGCCGCGTACACGCTGGCGCTGGGATCCGGGCTGATCACCGGCGGTCGGCTCGGTGACGCCTACGGCCGCCGTAGGGTCTTCCTCGCGTCCCTGGTGTGCTTCACGGTCGCGTCGGCGGCCTGCGCGCTGGCGCCGACGGCAGGCGTGTTGATCGCGGTGCGGGCGGCGCAGGGCCTGGCCGGCGGGTTCATGGTCCCGCAGGTGTTCGGGATCGTCCGCTCCTCCTTCACACCGGCCGCGATGGCCAAGGCGTTCGGTGCGTTCGGCGCCGTCCAGGGCCTGGCGTCGGTCGCCGGGCCACTGCTCGGTGGCGCGCTCGTCGACGCGGACCTGTGGGGCCTGGGATGGCGCACGATCTTCTGGATCAACATCCCCGTCGCCGTCGTCGCCATCGTCCTGGGGGTGCGCGTCCTGCCGGAGTCCACCGCCCCCGTCCGGGCGCGCCTCGACGTGGCAGGGGCGGTCCTGTCCGCGGCCGGGGTCGTGCTGGTGCTGCTGCCACTGGTGCAGGGCCGGGACTGGGGTTGGCCCTGGTGGGGCTGGGCGGTCCTCGTCGTCGGCGTACTGCTGCTCGCCGGGTTCGTGGCCTACGAGCGGAGCGTCGCCGGGCGAGGCGGGCAGCCGGTCCTGGATCCGGCGCTGCTGGCCATCCGCCCGTTCACCGCCGGACTGGCGGCGTCGGTGTTGTTCTTCGGCGCGCTGGCGTCGTTCTTCCTCGTTCTGTCGATCTACCTGCAGGCCGGCACCGGGCGGTCCGCGTGGGACACCGGCCTGGTGATCCTGCCGTACGCGATCGGGTCGATCCTCACCTCCGGGGCAGGGGTCGCCCTCGCGACGAAGGCCGGCCGCGCCCTGATCGTCACCGGGTCCCTCACCCTCGCCGCCTCCCAGGCGCTGCTGTGGCTCCTCGTCCGCGACGACGCGTCCCCCGGCTACTGGCCGCTCGCCGCGGCGATGTTCCTCGGCGGCCTCGGCCTGGGCCTGGGCGCCCCGATCCTGATCAACGTCGTCCTCACCGGGGTCCCCGGCCGGCACGCCGGCGCGGCCGGCGGGGTGCTGTCCACGGTCAACCAGGTCGGCGGCGCAATCGGCGTAGCAGCCCTCGGCACCGTCTTCTTCAACGCGCTCGTCCCCGCCGCAGGCCCCGCGACGGGCGCGGGCGACACGGCCGCGGCCTACGGGCACGCCCTCGTCCAGGTCATGCCCTGGCAGGTCGGCGCCTACCTGCTCGCCGCGATCGCGATGCTCGCACTGCCCAGGACGGCCGCCACGCACCAGCCCTGACCGGGTGTCGCGGAAGGGGCCCCTCCCATGCCTCGGGCGTTGGGAAGGGCCCCTTCCGCACCGTTCACCGCGCGGTGGCGGCCAGGGCGTCGACGGCCTTGCGGGCGGCGATCAGCACCGGGTCCCAGACCGGGGCGTACGGCGGGGCGTAGCCGAGGTCGAGGGCGGTCATGTCGTCGACCGTCATGCCGTTCCACAGCGCCACCGCGAGGGTGTCGATCCGCTTGGCGGCCTCGGACCAGCCGACGATCTGCGCCCCGAGCAGCCGCCCGCTGGGCTTTTCCGCGATCAGCTTCACGGTCATCGACCGGGCGCCCGGGTAGTAGCCGGCGCGGTTGGTGGACTCGGCGATCACCGAGACGAACTCGAAGCCGGCCGCCGCGGCGTCCCGCTCGCGCAGCCCCGTACGCCCAACCTCCAGCTCGCAGACCTTGGTGACGGCGGTGCCGATCACCCCGGCGAACGTGGCGTAGCCGCCGCCGATGTTGATGCCGGCCACCCGGCCCTGCTTGTTGGCGTGGGTGCCCAGCGGCACGTGCACCGGCATCCCGGTCACCCGGTGCACGGTCTCCACGCAGTCGCCGGCGGCCCACACGTCCGGCACCCCCTGCACCCGCATCCGGCGGTCCACCCGGATGCCGCCGGTGACACCGAGCGGCAGGCCGGCGGCCTTCGCGAGCGCGGTGTTGGGGCGTACTCCCAGGCCGAGGACGACCAGGTCGGCGGGGATCGGCCCCTCGGCGGTGACCACCGCGGACACCCGGCCGTCGGTCTCCTCCAGCCCGGTCACGGCGAGGCCGGTGCGGATGGTGATGCCGATGCCCCGCATCGCGCCCGTGACCAGCTCGGCCATGTCCGGGTCGACGGTGGACATCGGCTGCTCGGCCTGCTCGACCAGGGTGACGGTGAGCCCGCGCTGGATCAGCGCCTCGGCCATCTCCACGCCGATGTAGCCGCCGCCGACCACCACCGCGCGGCGGGGCCGCGGCTCGGACTCCAGCCAGCCGCGCAGCGCCGCGCCGTCGTCGAGGGTCTGCACGCCGAACACCCCGGCGGTGTCGGTACGCGCCCAGTCCGGCTTCGTCGGCACCGCGCCGGTCGCGTAGACCAGGGTGTCGAACCGCTCGCGGACCTCGCCGCCGCCTTCGAGGTCCCGCGCGACCACCTCGCGCCGGCCGAGGTCGATGCCGGTCACCTCGTGCCGCATCCGGACGTCGATGTCGAACCGCTCCCGGAACGTCGCCGGGTCGCGGGCGATCAACTGGTCCCGCTCGGGCACCAGCCCGCTGATCCAGTACGGGATGCCACACGCCGAGTACGACGTGAAGTGCCCCCGCTCGAAGGCGACGATCTCCAGGTCGCCGCGATCGCGGCGGCGGCGCGCCTGGGACGCCGCCGCCATGCCCGCGGCGTCCCCACCGATGACGATCAG harbors:
- a CDS encoding FAD-dependent oxidoreductase, producing the protein MAQRLIVIGGDAAGMAAASQARRRRDRGDLEIVAFERGHFTSYSACGIPYWISGLVPERDQLIARDPATFRERFDIDVRMRHEVTGIDLGRREVVARDLEGGGEVRERFDTLVYATGAVPTKPDWARTDTAGVFGVQTLDDGAALRGWLESEPRPRRAVVVGGGYIGVEMAEALIQRGLTVTLVEQAEQPMSTVDPDMAELVTGAMRGIGITIRTGLAVTGLEETDGRVSAVVTAEGPIPADLVVLGLGVRPNTALAKAAGLPLGVTGGIRVDRRMRVQGVPDVWAAGDCVETVHRVTGMPVHVPLGTHANKQGRVAGINIGGGYATFAGVIGTAVTKVCELEVGRTGLRERDAAAAGFEFVSVIAESTNRAGYYPGARSMTVKLIAEKPSGRLLGAQIVGWSEAAKRIDTLAVALWNGMTVDDMTALDLGYAPPYAPVWDPVLIAARKAVDALAATAR
- a CDS encoding MFS transporter, producing the protein MSTETAPQALPDQSSIAGRRASLALLVILFASFMDLLDVTIVTVAAPDIARDLDAGEAQLQWMVAAYTLALGSGLITGGRLGDAYGRRRVFLASLVCFTVASAACALAPTAGVLIAVRAAQGLAGGFMVPQVFGIVRSSFTPAAMAKAFGAFGAVQGLASVAGPLLGGALVDADLWGLGWRTIFWINIPVAVVAIVLGVRVLPESTAPVRARLDVAGAVLSAAGVVLVLLPLVQGRDWGWPWWGWAVLVVGVLLLAGFVAYERSVAGRGGQPVLDPALLAIRPFTAGLAASVLFFGALASFFLVLSIYLQAGTGRSAWDTGLVILPYAIGSILTSGAGVALATKAGRALIVTGSLTLAASQALLWLLVRDDASPGYWPLAAAMFLGGLGLGLGAPILINVVLTGVPGRHAGAAGGVLSTVNQVGGAIGVAALGTVFFNALVPAAGPATGAGDTAAAYGHALVQVMPWQVGAYLLAAIAMLALPRTAATHQP
- a CDS encoding helix-turn-helix transcriptional regulator, with product MANTSARILRLLSLLEARIEWPGAELADRLGVSARTLRRDVETLRELGYPVDAVKGPGGGYRLGPGGKLPPLVLDDDQAIAIALALQTAPATVTGIDDAVTRALTTLRQVMPARLRATTETFTVTTLRNYWEFAAPPVDVDTLQAVGAAIRTTRVLRFDYREPDGADPAPAEPGFRPPVEAEPHHLVVWAGRWYLVARDHRRGTWHTYRVDRIAPRTPAGAAFRPHPLTDDDLTRLVVRNPDRGDTPGQWQCVGSAVLDLPAHLVARWAPGGSVVEPVDPRHSRLTVGGWSWVGVAGLLITFDADLRDVRPSELRGALRRIGHRVSRAGISEHRSAEVPARQGQRRGRSAGIPFRGLVGGGG